A stretch of DNA from Cupriavidus taiwanensis:
TCACGCCAGGAGCGGTTTCCTGGTTCATGAAGTGCAGCGGCACCTTGACGTGGATCTTGTCGTTGGCCGACACGCGCTGGAAATCGACGTGCAGCACCAGCGGCTTGAACGGGTGCATCTGGAATGCGCGCAGCAGCGCCTTTTCCGACTTGCCAGCGACTTCCAGGTCGAGGATCGACGAGTGGAACGCTTCCTTCTTCAGGGCGTGCCACAGGGCGTTGTGATCCAGTTCGATCATCTTCGGCTCGGCGGCGCCGCCGTAGATGATGCCGGGGGTCTTGCCCGAATTGCGCAGGCGGCGGCTCGCACCCGTTCCCTGTACGCTACGCTCGAAAGCGACAACTTTCATGATGACTCCAAAATGTAAGAAGGCTGTCCGCGACCAGACAGCCTCGTTGCGGCGCAAATCCAGAGCACTTGCGCCGATCAGGTCACGTTGACCGCCAGATCATGGCGATCAACGCAGCAAAGCCAGAGATTCTATCAGGAACCCGCGAACAGCGACATGATCGAGTCGCCCTTGACGATGCGGGTGAAGGTCTCGGCCAGCAACGGCGCGGTCGAGAGCTGGCGGATCTTGGCGCACTTGGCGGCTTCCTCGGACAGCGGGATGGTGTCGCACACCACCACTTCGTCCAGCGCCGAATCGGCGATGCGGGCCGCCGCGCCGCCCGACAGCACGGGGTGCGTGCAGTAGGCGAACACCTTCAGCGCGCCACGCTCCTTCAGCACCTGGGCGGCCTTGCACAGCGTGCCGCCGGTGTCGATCATGTCATCCATGATGACGCAGTTGCGGCCTTCGACTTCACCGATGATGTTCATCACCTCGGCCACGTTGGCCTTGGGACGACGCTTGTCGATGATGGCCAGGTCGCAGTTCAGTTCCTTGGCCAGCGCGCGGGCACGTACCACGCCGCCGACGTCCGGCGAGACCACCAGCAGGTCGCCGTAGTTCTTCTCGCGCAGGTCGCCCAGCAGTACCGGCGAAGCGTAGATGTTGTCGACGGGAATATCGAAAAAGCCCTGGATCTGGTCGGCGTGCAGGTCCATCGTCAGCACGCGCTCGACGCCGGCGACTTCCAGCATGTTGGCCACCACCTTGGCCGAGATCGCCACGCGCGCCGAACGCGGGCGGCGGTCCTGGCGGGCATAGCCGAAGTAGGGCATGGCGGCGGTGATGCTGCGTGCCGAGGCGCGCTTGAGCGCATCGACCATCACCATCAGTTCCATCAGGTTGTCGTTGGTCGGCGCGCAGGTGGACTGCAGCACGATGACGTGCTTGCCGCGAACATTTTCCTGGATTTCGACCTGTACTTCACCGTCGGAGAAACGGCCAACCTGAGCCTTGCCCAGCGGAATGCCGAGGTGCTGTACGACAGCCTCCGCGAGTTTGGGGTTGGCGTTGCCGGTAAATACCATCAAGCCTTCGCTGCTCATTCGGGGCACCTGTCTTGCTGCTGGGGGAGCTTGGTGTCACCGGCGAAGCCGGTGACTTGGAGATATCGTGTTCCGTTAGGACACTATAGGAAGTAATGGCAGGGGAAGAAGGATTCGAACCTTCGAATGCCGGAATCAAAATCCGGTGCCTTGACCAACTTGGCGACTCCCCTACACAACCGGGCCGCTCTTCGTGGTACCAAACTGCCGTACCGCGCCGAACGATAACTTGCTATGCGAACGTCGCGAGCGGATGATGTGCCAGACTTCTCACACACCTGCCATCCCATTCGGGAGGCAACCTTTCCAAAACCTGCTGCGCTGTTCTTGCGTCTGAAAAACGCGCAAACACGCAGGCTCCGGAACCGGTCATCCGGGCATGCTGGTTATGTTGCTTCAGCCATGCCAGGGCTCGGGCGACTTCGCCGAACTTCGCTGTTGCTATCGGTTCCAGGTCGTTGCGACCGAAATCGAATTTGTTTGTGCGAGCAGCGAAGACCGCAATTATGGAGATTGGTGTATCCCTTGTCAAGCACTCGTCCGAAAAAATTTCAGCGGTGGGCACGTGCTGCTTGGGGTGGATGATCACGAACCAGCTGTCGGGCAGCTCGACCGGCGTGAGATCTTCGCCGATGCCCTGCGCAAAGGCGTTCTGCCCGAGCACGAACACCGGCACGTCGGCGCCCAGCGTCAGCCCGATCCGCATCAGCTCGGCGCGCGCCAGACCCAGGCCCCACAGGTGGTTCAGCGCCAGCAGCGTGGTGGCGGCGTCGGAAGAG
This window harbors:
- a CDS encoding 50S ribosomal protein L25/general stress protein Ctc — its product is MKVVAFERSVQGTGASRRLRNSGKTPGIIYGGAAEPKMIELDHNALWHALKKEAFHSSILDLEVAGKSEKALLRAFQMHPFKPLVLHVDFQRVSANDKIHVKVPLHFMNQETAPGVKLGHGLVNHIVNDLEVSCLPADLPEFIEVDVGAMELGQTLHLSDLKLPKGVTVITHGDDNPAIASISQPAGAVSEAAEGGEAAGETPAA
- the ispE gene encoding 4-(cytidine 5'-diphospho)-2-C-methyl-D-erythritol kinase, with protein sequence MPSSHPLPPPELRDCPAPAKLNLFLHVTGRRADGYHTLQTVFQLVDWCDTLHFRRRDDGVVVRVTEVPGVPAETDLVVRAARALQAATGTTFGAEIAIDKVLPMGGGIGGGSSDAATTLLALNHLWGLGLARAELMRIGLTLGADVPVFVLGQNAFAQGIGEDLTPVELPDSWFVIIHPKQHVPTAEIFSDECLTRDTPISIIAVFAARTNKFDFGRNDLEPIATAKFGEVARALAWLKQHNQHARMTGSGACVFARFSDARTAQQVLERLPPEWDGRCVRSLAHHPLATFA
- a CDS encoding ribose-phosphate pyrophosphokinase, which gives rise to MSSEGLMVFTGNANPKLAEAVVQHLGIPLGKAQVGRFSDGEVQVEIQENVRGKHVIVLQSTCAPTNDNLMELMVMVDALKRASARSITAAMPYFGYARQDRRPRSARVAISAKVVANMLEVAGVERVLTMDLHADQIQGFFDIPVDNIYASPVLLGDLREKNYGDLLVVSPDVGGVVRARALAKELNCDLAIIDKRRPKANVAEVMNIIGEVEGRNCVIMDDMIDTGGTLCKAAQVLKERGALKVFAYCTHPVLSGGAAARIADSALDEVVVCDTIPLSEEAAKCAKIRQLSTAPLLAETFTRIVKGDSIMSLFAGS